A region of Diospyros lotus cultivar Yz01 chromosome 3, ASM1463336v1, whole genome shotgun sequence DNA encodes the following proteins:
- the LOC127796687 gene encoding pto-interacting protein 1-like isoform X1, translating into MSCFSCCDDDDVNRPTDAGGSYMAKSSAGNTGGYHVTEAASKGAQAVKVQPIAVPAISLDELKEVTENFGTNSLIGEGSYGRVYYGVLKNERAAAIKKLDSSKQPDDEFLAQVSMVSRLKHENFVELLGYCVDGNQRVLAYEFASNGSLHDILHGRKGVKGAQPGPVLSWAQRVKIAVGAAKGLEYLHEKADPHIIHRDIKSSNVLLFDDDVAKIADFDLSNQAPDMAARLHSTRVLGTFGYHAPEYAMTGQLNAKSDVYSFGVVLLELLTGRKPVDHTLPRGQQSLVTWATPKLSEDKVRQCVDARLGGDYPPKAVAKMAAVAALCVQYEADFRPNMSIVVKALQPLLHTRPGPSGEPGQT; encoded by the exons ATGAGCTGTTTCAGCTgttgtgatgatgatgatgtcaATAGACCTACTGATGCGGGAGGCTCATACATGGCAAAAAGTTCAGCTG GAAACACTGGAGGTTATCATGTCACAGAGGCTGCATCAAAGGGTGCTCAAGCTGTGAAAGTCCAACCTATTGCTGTGCCTGCCATATCTCTAGATGAACTGAAGGAAGTTACAGAGAACTTTGGGACTAATTCATTAATTGGGGAGGGCTCCTATGGGAGAGTGTATTATGGAGTTCTAAAAAATGAGAGGGCTGCTGCTATTAAAAAGTTGGACTCCAGCAAGCAACCAGATGATGAATTTTTAGCGCAG GTTTCTATGGTTTCAAGGCTGAaacatgaaaattttgttgaaTTACTCGGTTATTGTGTTGATGGGAACCAACGTGTGCTTGCTTATGAATTTGCATCTAATGGATCTCTACATGATATTCTCCATG GAAGGAAAGGAGTTAAAGGAGCACAACCAGGTCCTGTTCTTTCATGGGCACAGCGAGTTAAAATTGCTGTGGGGGCTGCCAAAGGGCTTGAATACTTGCATGAAAAGGCTGATCCGCACATCATCCATCGAGACATCAAATCAAGCAATGTTCTactttttgatgatgatgtaGCTAAAATTGCTGATTTCGATTTATCAAATCAGGCACCTGACATGGCAGCTCGTCTTCATTCTACTCGTGTTCTTGGAACGTTTGGTTATCATGCTCCTGA ATATGCAATGACTGGACAGCTTAATGCAAAAAGCGATGTATACAGCTTTGGTGTTGTCCTTCTGGAGCTCCTAACTGGGCGCAAACCCGTGGATCATACATTACCACGTGGACAGCAGAGTCTAGTGACATGG GCTACACCAAAACTTAGTGAGGACAAAGTCAGGCAATGTGTTGATGCAAGACTTGGGGGAGATTACCCTCCAAAAGCAGTTGCAAAG ATGGCTGCTGTTGCTGCATTGTGTGTACAGTATGAGGCTGATTTCCGGCCAAACATGAGCATTGTGGTGAAGGCCCTGCAGCCGCTTCTACACACTAGGCCAGGACCTTCTGGTGAGCCTGGCCAAACCTGA
- the LOC127796687 gene encoding pto-interacting protein 1-like isoform X2, with protein MSCFSCCDDDDVNRPTDAGGSYMAKSSAGNTGGYHVTEAASKGAQAVKVQPIAVPAISLDELKEVTENFGTNSLIGEGSYGRVYYGVLKNERAAAIKKLDSSKQPDDEFLAQVSMVSRLKHENFVELLGYCVDGNQRVLAYEFASNGSLHDILHGRKGVKGAQPGPVLSWAQRVKIAVGAAKGLEYLHEKADPHIIHRDIKSSNVLLFDDDVAKIADFDLSNQAPDMAARLHSTRVLGTFGYHAPEYAMTGQLNAKSDVYSFGVVLLELLTGRKPVDHTLPRGQQSLVTWAD; from the exons ATGAGCTGTTTCAGCTgttgtgatgatgatgatgtcaATAGACCTACTGATGCGGGAGGCTCATACATGGCAAAAAGTTCAGCTG GAAACACTGGAGGTTATCATGTCACAGAGGCTGCATCAAAGGGTGCTCAAGCTGTGAAAGTCCAACCTATTGCTGTGCCTGCCATATCTCTAGATGAACTGAAGGAAGTTACAGAGAACTTTGGGACTAATTCATTAATTGGGGAGGGCTCCTATGGGAGAGTGTATTATGGAGTTCTAAAAAATGAGAGGGCTGCTGCTATTAAAAAGTTGGACTCCAGCAAGCAACCAGATGATGAATTTTTAGCGCAG GTTTCTATGGTTTCAAGGCTGAaacatgaaaattttgttgaaTTACTCGGTTATTGTGTTGATGGGAACCAACGTGTGCTTGCTTATGAATTTGCATCTAATGGATCTCTACATGATATTCTCCATG GAAGGAAAGGAGTTAAAGGAGCACAACCAGGTCCTGTTCTTTCATGGGCACAGCGAGTTAAAATTGCTGTGGGGGCTGCCAAAGGGCTTGAATACTTGCATGAAAAGGCTGATCCGCACATCATCCATCGAGACATCAAATCAAGCAATGTTCTactttttgatgatgatgtaGCTAAAATTGCTGATTTCGATTTATCAAATCAGGCACCTGACATGGCAGCTCGTCTTCATTCTACTCGTGTTCTTGGAACGTTTGGTTATCATGCTCCTGA ATATGCAATGACTGGACAGCTTAATGCAAAAAGCGATGTATACAGCTTTGGTGTTGTCCTTCTGGAGCTCCTAACTGGGCGCAAACCCGTGGATCATACATTACCACGTGGACAGCAGAGTCTAGTGACATGG GCTGATTAG
- the LOC127796688 gene encoding autophagy-related protein 8i gives MGKTTSFKEEFTFEERLGESRDIIAKYPDRIPVVVERYSKTELPAMEKKKYLVPRDMSVGQFVHILSGRLRLASGKALFVFVKNTLPQTSSLMESVYESFKDEDGFLYMCYSSEKTFGCADW, from the exons atgggCAAAACGACATCTTTCAAAGAAGAGTTCACCTTCG AGGAACGATTAGGCGAATCGCGAGATATCATTGCCAAATATCCAGATCGAATCCCA GTGGTGGTTGAAAGGTATTCGAAGACTGAACTTCCTgccatggagaagaaaaa ATACCTGGTACCCCGAGACATGTCTGTTGGGCAATTCGTCCACATCCTGAGTGGCAGGCTTCGTCTAGCTTCTGGAAAAGCTCTCTTTGTTTTTGTGAAGAACACTTTACCACAAACAT CAAGTCTGATGGAGTCTGTTTATGAATCCTTCAAGGATGAGGATGGGTTCCTTTACATGTGCTACAGCAGTGAGAAAACATTTGGCTGTGCTGATTGGTGA
- the LOC127796686 gene encoding uncharacterized protein LOC127796686 produces MEAENEEKLIKGTIIFTTLGALHYGFDIFSLKIPSSSHHHLYQGDDEEEHRVTDGVSINFNGQFVANGGDDDDDDFPAIVYVSERSGSPRIYLSRRATATGFAESQLQLPSPPQSLFLDRPLLQNGRLYFISAHEPPDKPFKSWSALYAAPLLHDNEEPPLVRLTPYGCVDYSPAISPSGKLIAVASYGSRTWGGEFRDLLTDIVVFPDSDPAKRTIVCQHGGWPTWSGDSTIYFHRQADDGWWSVFRVDLPEDLGISGTMPTAPTRVTPPGLHCLTPAAMHDESRIAVATRRRDKKFRHIEIYDLQSQKFWPVTELLNPNFHHYNPFVSSDSGFLGYHRFRGESAPGDSIIPHISYVTSPIKQLRMVRLNGAFPSFSPNGDLVAFNQDFDSNSGLRIVKSDGSKRWTLLKERIAFCNSWSPTEENVIFTSLGPIFDSIKASVQIGRISFDSSDLSDDREDIPVDVKILTREDTGNNAFPSCSPDGKYIVFRSGRSGHKNLYIIDAVNGEFEKSGGMIRQLTEGPWIDTMPSWSPDGKLIAFSSNRHNPDNIEAFSIYVIHPESGGVRRIEVEGWESGELNRERINHVCFSPDGEWLLLTANIGGVTSEPVAMPNQFQPYGDLYAVKLDGSGLQRLTCNGYENGSPAWHQPQGQRGEGAAAGDKLRGEFDEPLWLRCDV; encoded by the coding sequence ATGGAGGCTGAGAACGAGGAGAAGCTCATCAAAGGAACAATCATATTCACCACCCTCGGCGCATTGCACTATGGATTCGACATATTCTCCCTCAAAATCCCCTCTTCTTCTCATCATCATCTCTACCAAGGCGACGACGAGGAGGAGCACCGCGTCACCGACGGAGTTTCCATCAACTTCAACGGTCAGTTTGTAGCCAACGGCGGcgatgacgacgacgacgacttCCCAGCCATTGTCTATGTATCTGAGAGAAGCGGTTCACCCCGTATCTACTTATCTCGCCGTGCAACTGCGACTGGATTCGCCGAATCCCAATTGCAACTGCCGTCTCCCCCACAAAGCCTATTCCTCGACCGTCCCCTCCTTCAAAACGGCCGACTTTATTTCATTTCCGCCCACGAACCTCCCGACAAACCCTTCAAATCCTGGTCTGCTCTTTACGCAGCCCCCCTTCTTCACGACAATGAGGAGCCCCCCCTAGTCCGGCTTACGCCTTACGGTTGCGTTGATTACTCTCCGGCTATTTCTCCATCCGGCAAGCTCATCGCCGTCGCATCTTACGGATCTCGTACTTGGGGTGGTGAATTTCGTGATCTTCTCACCGATATCGTCGTCTTCCCGGACTCCGACCCCGCTAAGCGCACGATCGTCTGTCAGCACGGCGGTTGGCCCACTTGGTCCGGAGACTCCACCATTTACTTCCACCGCCAAGCTGACGACGGATGGTGGAGCGTTTTCCGTGTCGATCTCCCGGAAGATCTCGGAATCTCCGGCACCATGCCAACCGCCCCTACCCGAGTCACCCCGCCGGGTCTCCACTGTTTAACCCCTGCGGCTATGCACGACGAATCCCGAATTGCCGTAGCCACCCGCCGGCGAGATAAGAAATTCCGTCACATTGAGATTTATGATTTGCAGTCCCAGAAGTTCTGGCCAGTGACTGAGTTGCTAAACCCAAACTTTCATCACTATAATCCCTTCGTTTCGTCGGATTCAGGTTTCCTTGGCTATCACAGATTCCGAGGCGAGTCGGCCCCAGGCGATTCCATAATTCCGCACATCAGCTACGTGACGTCGCCCATAAAACAACTCCGAATGGTGAGGCTCAACGGGGCTTTCCCCTCCTTCTCTCCAAATGGTGATTTGGTGGCGTTCAATCAGGACTTCGATTCGAATTCTGGTCTGAGAATCGTCAAATCGGATGGTTCAAAGAGATGGACGTTGCTCAAAGAGCGAATAGCTTTCTGCAATTCCTGGAGCCCCACAGAGGAAAACGTGATTTTCACCTCGCTCGGGCCGATCTTCGACTCGATTAAAGCTTCGGTCCAAATCGGGCGGATATCATTCGATTCCAGTGACCTCTCCGACGATCGGGAGGATATCCCGGTCGACGTAAAGATCCTCACCAGAGAAGACACAGGTAACAACGCATTCCCTTCGTGCTCGCCCGATGGAAAGTATATCGTGTTCAGGTCGGGACGTTCGGGGCACAAGAACCTGTACATAATTGACGCCGTGAATGGGGAATTTGAGAAGAGTGGGGGGATGATCCGTCAGTTGACGGAGGGGCCATGGATTGACACCATGCCTAGCTGGTCTCCGGACGGGAAGCTGATCGCATTTTCTTCGAACAGGCACAACCCAGACAACATTGAAGCGTTCAGCATATATGTGATTCATCCGGAATCGGGGGGCGTCCGGAGAATTGAAGTGGAGGGATGGGAGTCCGGAGAATTGAATAGGGAGAGGATCAACCATGTGTGCTTCAGTCCAGACGGGGAGTGGCTTCTGTTGACGGCCAACATTGGGGGAGTGACATCGGAGCCAGTGGCGATGCCGAATCAGTTCCAACCATACGGGGACTTGTACGCGGTGAAATTGGATGGGAGTGGGCTGCAGAGGCTGACTTGCAATGGGTACGAGAACGGCTCACCAGCTTGGCACCAACCCCAGGGGCAGAGGGGAGAAGGAGCTGCTGCAGGCGACAAGCTCAGGGGTGAATTTGACGAGCCGCTCTGGTTACGTTGCGACGTTTGA
- the LOC127797843 gene encoding uncharacterized protein LOC127797843, which yields MENGRPGERGDHHHQQQRMEEEEEEEEEEEKVDKFFALIRSYKEARDRRREEVQQQEELEEMMKNEKKKKTRKRKADLHPLPPPPRIQQSNINSYSAWVPRFEWEDFSQAAPQQQLQLHFTTRSPADPAPAAAPVPAYRQNQNQRIMDGPLINFGSSSHRSNSKDADEREDNQSGLDLNLTL from the coding sequence atggaGAATGGTAGGCCGGGGGAGAGAggtgatcatcatcatcagcagCAGCggatggaggaagaagaagaagaagaagaagaagaagaaaaggtggACAAGTTCTTTGCCCTCATCAGAAGCTATAAGGAGGCCCGAGACCGCCGCAGGGAGGAAGTGCAGCAGCAAGAAGAGTtggaggagatgatgaagaatgagaagaagaagaagacaaggaaGAGAAAAGCAGATCTGcatcctcttcctcctcctcctcgcaTACAACAGTCCAACATTAATTCCTACTCCGCTTGGGTTCCCAGGTTTGAATGGGAAGATTTCAGTCAAGCGGCGCCGCAGCAGCAGCTGCAGCTCCATTTCACCACAAGGTCTCCTGCTGATCCTGCTCCTGCTGCTGCTCCTGTTCCTGCTTATCGTCAGAATCAGAATCAGAGGATCATGGACGGTCCCCTCATTAATTTCGGATCATCAAGCCACCGCTCCAATTCCAAAGATGCTGATGAGCGGGAGGACAATCAAAGCGGCTTGGACCTTAATCTCACCTTGTAG